The DNA segment CGCACCTTGCCCCGGTTGGCGGCGGCGTAAATCCAGGTGCGAAGGACCCGCACTCCGTGGAAGTCCTCTTCCACGCGGATCCGACCTCGGTACGCCGCCGGGATCACCCCTGTCGGGTGGTTCGGCATGCCCGTCAGGACCGTGACCTCGTGTCCGGCGCGCCGCCAGGCCCGGGCGAGCTCGGAGACGCGCGCGGCCGGGGCCCCAGGCTCGGGGGGAAAGTAGGGAGAGACGTAGAGGATGCGCATGAGGGCTTCGGGGAGGTCCTTGCGTGGAGAGCGAGCTGCGCTCCTGGTGGAAGAGGGCCGTCAGCAGCTCAGGATGAGCGCCTTGATCTCCGTTCCGCCATGGATGCTGTCGATGTGCCCGAAGCCGCTCTCCGTCCGCGCGAAGAGCGAAGCCTTCTCGGCGTCGCGGTTGTCGATCACAAGGAGAAGCCCGTCAGGCGAAAGGGCGCGCCAGAAATTGCGCGCAGCCAGGCGGATCCGATCGTCGGAAAAATAGGCGCGGTTCAGGATGTTCGCTGCCTTGACGACCGTCGGCGCGGGGCCGTCCCACGGCTGGAAGATGTCGTGAGGCTTGAGGCGCACGCGGGCGTCCCGGCGCGCGATCTCGCGGAGCTTCGGCTGGACGAGGGATACTTCTGGATAGGCCGGGTCGAAGGGCGGGATGGCGCCGCGCGACCCCGGGAGCACCCAGCGCGACCAGCGGCGCGACCCCGCCGCCGCGGGATAGAACAGGAGGCGCGGGGTGGCCGCAAGGACGCAGGCGCCGTCGGCATCATAGAAGAACGCCCGCCCGCCGCCGTCGGCGCGCACCCGGAGCGAGAGCGCCCTGTCCGTCACATAGTACGCCTCGAAGGCGTCGCCGAGCGCGGCGATCAGATCGAGCGCCGTGCTCCCGTCGGAGGCACCGACATCGAGGACGACGGGGCGCTTCTGCCGGAGCGCTCCCACGAGGAGGGCATCGCTCTGCCGGTGCCTGCCCGGACGCGTCGTCTTGTAGGTGCCGCCCAGCAAGAGGACGGAGATGCGCTCCGAGAACACCTCGGGCGACGTGATCTCCTCAGGCCGGAGCAGAGCCCTCGGGTCCGGGAAGCAGACCCTGCGGGGCAGCATCCGCGCCGGCCAGCCTGAACGGTTCAAACGAACGGGAACTCTCATGATGATAGGGACCTGACTTCTTCGTTCTTGATGTTCCGGCGCCGCACGCCGCGGGGTTCATCCTTGCGAGCGCGCTGTCCCGCGTTGTCCTCGCGCCGGCCAACTCCGCCTCGGCGCGGCTATCGCCCCAGCGCCGACGAGGGGCCGAGGCGCGGGTCGCGCTGGCGCCGCCCGGAGCTCTTGCGTGTCGGGCCGAGCGCCGCCATCCCGCGCCGCAGGTGCGCGACCACCGAGGTGAGCACGAGCACCGCGAGCAGCGCGATCCCCAGCGACACCGCGATCTTGAGCAGCGCGGTCAGCTCACCACGAAACTGGTTGTATGCGAACGAGGCAAGGTTCACCGCCGTAGCACGGACGAGCAGGGGCGAGCCGCGCGCGCTGGCCACGAGGAGCGGAAGCATGAAGAAGAACGCGCTGAAGACCGCGATCTCGATGGCCGTGCCGGCGAGCCCGAAGTTCAGGTACCCCTCGGTGGCGGCGCCCATCGCGAAGCCGGCGCCGCGGCGCGCGAGGTCGGGGGCCGTCCACAAGGCGTATTGCTGCGCGAGGCCGAGCGGTCGCTCGCTCCAGAGCGGCTTGGGCACCAGGATGAGGAACGCGTTCACCCAGCTCTCACCCGGGTAGCTGATGATGGGCGGCTGCTCGTTCACGATGGTGACGAGGTTGGCGTAAACTCGCTGGAGCTCTCCGATCTCCAGCGGGTTCTCGATCCGATCGAGGTATGCGCTGGCCGACGATATCTGTGCGTCAATCCCTTTGCCCTGCTGGGCGCGGGCGCCTTCCACGAAGAAGCCGTAGAAGACGATGCTCACCATCCCGACGGCCAGCCATACGCGTCGAATCTTGATGCCGTAGGCATGTACGGCGAGGGCGATGGAGAGGACGAGCCAGACGAGGGGACCCCGCCGGCCCATGACCGTATTGAGCAGGAAGCTCGCGAAGAAGCATAGCCCCGCGAGCGAGATCACCCTCGGCACGGCCAGCCCGGCCTTGCGGAGCGATGCGGCCCGGAGCAGGAGGTAGACGACGGCCACCCCGATGAAATGCCAGCCGCCTAGGAGCAGCCCTTTGCCATCTGCCTCGAGGTGATTGGAGGCGTAGTTCAACGAGAAGAACCGTCCCACGCCGATCGTGACGATCCACGTGGCCACGAGCCCCAGGCCGAGCACGCCGACGATGATCGTGGCCCAGTCCTGGTCCAGCGTCGCCTTTGGCCTGTGCATCGGGACCATGCGCTGCGTGTCTGGCGTTTCCTGGCGGCGGCTCAGCGCAGTGCACGCGATGGCGCACCCGACCGCGCCGGCGTAGGCCACCCGCATGGCTGCCGTCTCATGGCTCGACAAGGAGAACTCGCGGGACATCAGGAGGCGCAGGACAGGTGAGTAGGCGACGCTGAGGAAATAGGTGGCTGGTATGTAGGTCTCTGGATCGAGCGGATGGAAGCGAGGGCCGCCGGCGCGGGCGAGCGACGGGGCGGCCAGCAAGAGCAGGAGGCCGATCGTCCACCCGCGCCCGTCGCCGAGCGCTCCCTCGAGGATCGGGCCGAGGGCCGCCAGCGTCCCGACGAGGAGCGTCGCGGTGATCCGGCCGAGGGGCGTCTTCGTCCGCCGCGCGGGCGCCGGGCCTGCGGCGCGCGCAGCGCCGCGCGCGCGGGGGAGTCTCAGCGAGGGCAACGGCGGCGCTCCTCAGTTCGGCAAGGGGGGTGGGGAGGGAGGTGGAGGACCGTCCGTCGGGGCCGGGGGCGGCGGCTCGGAGGGCGCGTGGTAATAGCCGTCCTTCCTGTCGCCATAGTAGTGGTAAATCCCGTACTCTTGGCGCTTCAGGTCGACGGCGTTCAGCACGACGCCCACGGTCTTGCCGCCGACGTCGAGCAGCGCGCGGATCCCATGGCGCGCGAAGTCGTGCCTCGTCGCGGAGGCGCGCACGACGAGGACCGTGCCGTCGACCAGCGTCGACAGCACGGCGCCGTCGGTGACCGCGACGATGGGAGGGCTGTCGATGATGACCCGGTCGAAGCGGCTCTGGAGCTTCTGGAGCAGCGCCTGGAAGCGATCGCTGTGCAGGAGCTCCGCCGGGTTCGGCGGGATCGGGCCTGCCGGGATGACGTAGAGGTTCTCCACCTCGGTCTTGAGCGCGCTCTCGTCGTCCACCACGGAGTCGTCGAGCAGCGCGCTGGTGACGCCGAGCTCCGGGCTCTTGCCGAATATCTGGTGGATGCGCGGCTTGCGGAGGTCGCAATCGATGAGGACGACCTTCTGTCCGGCCTGCGCCATGGCGACCGCGATGCAGCAGCACACGGTCGTCTTGCCCTCGCTGGGGCCGGCGCTGGCGATGAGGAGCGTCTTGTAAGGCCGGTCGGGCGACATGAAGAGCAGGTTGGTCCGGATCGCGCGCGCCGCCTCGGCGATCCCGCTCGTCGGCTGATCGTGCACGACGAGCTCGCGCCGGCCCAGCTGGGGCGCGGCCTTGCCGCGGTGGCGCGCCCTGCGGCGCTGGGCTTCCTTCTGGTCCCGCTTGTCGAACTCCGGGAGGAGGCCGAGGAAGGGCAGCCCGAGCTCCCGCTCGACCTCATCCGGCGTCCGCAGCGTGCGATCGAGCATCGCCCGCGCCAGCGCCGCGCCGATCCCGAGGAGCAGCCCGGCGAGGATGCCTATCCCGATGTTGACGCCGACGCGCGGCCGCAGCGCGGTGAGCGGGAAGTTCGGCCGATCGAGGACGTGGATGTTGTTCACCCGAAGCATTCGCTGGAGATCGCTCTCCTTCGTGCGCTCCAGGACGAGCTGGTACAGCTTCTCTGTGTTCTCCTTCGTCCTGCGGAGTCGATCGTACTCGATCTTGAGGGAGTTCAGCTCGAACGCCTGCTTCTTCGCGTCCTCGATCAGCCCCACGAGGCCCCCCTCCTGACGCTTCACGATGGCGAGATCGCGGTTGACCGCTCCCTGAACGTTCTTGATCTCGGCGATCAGCGCGCTCCTGTTGGCGGCGACCCGCTCGGTCGCGGCGCGGACGTCGGGGTGGTTTTCCCCCTTGCCGGAGCCGATGAGCGCGTCGCGCTCACGGACGCACTCCTCCTGGCGCGCGCGCAGCATCTGGAGGACCGGGCTCTGGATGAGCTCGGAGGCGGGGAGGTCGAGCGGGTTGTTCGGGTCGAGCTTCGACAGCTCGTAGCTCCGGGCCGCGAACTCTTCACGCTTCGTGCGCACGGACGTGAGAGCGTCGTTGATCTGCTTCATCTCCTCGCGCAGCAGGTTCGTCTTGTCCTCGAAATCGACGTCGAGGATATTCTTGCTGAGCTTGTATTCGTGGAGCGACGTCTCGCTCGTCTCGAGATCGTTCTTCAGCTTGTCGAGCTGCGCCCGGAGCCAATCGACTGCTGAGTTCGTCGAGGCGACCGCGTCATCGAGGTTCTGCTCGATGTAGATGTCCATCAACGTGGAGAGGATGCGCTGAGCCCGCTCGCGATCCGCGTCGTTGTAGCGGATCACCGCGAGGCGGCTGTCCTTCACCGGCTCGACCGCGAGCCGCTCGCGCAGCAGCTCCGCGGCCTCCTCCGGGGTCACGGACATCGGCTCGGGTGAGGTCGCGTCCTTCGGGAGGTCCTTCAGAAAATAGGCATCGTTCTGCAGGTTGAGCTGGGCGACGACCGCCAGCGCCACCCGGATGGACCGGATGACCTTGTACTGGGTCTCATAGTACTCGCGGTTGTTCCAGTACGAGCCGGCGCCCATGTCGACCACGGTGTCGACCCCGCGGCCGAGCGGACGAGGAGGGTTCGGATCGAACTGCACCGTCGCCGCGGACTGATAGATCTTCTTCTGCCCGAGCGTATAGAACGTGACGCTGAGGGCGACCAGGAGCAGGGTGGTCAGCGCGATGGCCCAGTGCTTGCTGACCGTTCGCCAGGTGACGACGAGGTCGAACGTGCGCTCGCCTGAGGTGTCGTCGCGGGGAGCGATCGTGGAAGGGGCTCTGGATTCGTCGGCCATAAGTCATGCGCTCGAAGCGCCTTCGTGGAGGGTAGAGGTCCGCGCGGAGGGCTAAGGTGCCCGCGGCGTCTCCAAAATTCAAGCCGGGGCTCACAATAGGGGGACGATGTAGTATAATGTGCGCATCGTGACAATGCGCGGCCTGGCGCCGGGGGGGGCGTCGGAGGAGGCCAGGTGCGGCACATTCTCGCGCGGTGCGACGCTCGCGCCGATGGAGTACACTCCGGCCGCGCGTCCGGAAGCGGGAAACGCGCTCGGGCAGTCAGAATGGAACGATCGTCCTTCATGGCGCGCGGCGCGGTCGCGAGCGCCGTTTGCTCTGCGCTCCTCCTCGAGGGGGCCTCGGCCTTCGCCGACTGGCCATCTGCCCGTCACGACGCGCAGCGCACGGGCGCCACGTCGTCCACGAGCAATATCGTGAAGCCGGCGCCCTACTGGCGGGCGTACCTCGGCGGTGTCCTCTCGACAGGCCGGGTGCTCGCAGGGGATGTGAACCAGGACGGCGATATCGACCTGCTCTTTGTGTCCGGCGGCCGCGTCGTCCTCTCCGATCCGCTGGGATTCGTCCGCTGGAGCACCCCATCGCTGGGATTGCAGACGCTGCACTCCTTCGACGATCTCGACGGAGACGGGCGGATCGAGATCGTCGCGCTGAGCGGCGCGGGCGCAGCGGTCATCGATGGATCGAGCGGAGCCATCCTGTGGCGCGAGGACGCCTCGGAGCTCGGAACGCTCGGGGCCGCGCGCCTCGCGGATTTCAACGGCGACGGTCATCTCGATCTCTTCCTGGACGAGTGCGGCTGTTGCGCGGTGCGCACGGACAGCCCTGGTGTCATCTACAGCTTCGCTGGGGGGTTCGGCGCTGTCGAGAGGTTGCCGCCTCCTCCGCGGCGCACGCGCTGCAACGCGACGATCGACACCGTGGGCGACTGGAACGGAGACGGCGCCGACGATCTCCTCGTGTCCTCGTATGACCAGCTGTTCCTCGTCTCGGGAACAGGGGAGGTCTTCGCGAAGTCGGCCAGCATCGGCGCCCACCTCGGCGGGGCCGTCTGCGAGGCGGTGACCCTGGGCGACCCGGCCAGCCCCGGTCAGCTCGCGCTCTGCTTCCAGAATCGGGTTCGCAGCAACCAGGGCGCACGCGAGGTCACCCTGCTCGCGTACAGGCCGGACGAGAGCCCGTCGCTGGCCGTGGTCTGGCGAAAGACCCTCAGCCCCAAGGACGTCGGCGACGCCCGCGCCCCGACGCGCCTCGCGTGGGATCTCGACGGCGACGGCGCGCTCGAGGTGGTGGCGAGCGGCAAGGTGGGCGAAACCTGGACGACCTTCGTGCTCGATGCAGCCACGGGCGCCGAGCTCGCCGCCATTCCCGATGCGATAGCGCAGGGCGCGGTGCCAGGAGATGCCGGCTCCGAGCAATGGCTCGTCACGTCGCTCGAAGAGCGCGTGTCGGCGTTCAGGTTCAGCCGCGCCGCCGGCGGCTCGCTGGAGCGGCTCTGGTCGCTGGACGGCGAGCGGGTGCGAACGCGGCTCGACTGGGCAAGATCCCGCAGGACGAACCTCGGCTTCTCGCTGGTGACTCCGGATCTCACGGGCGACGGACTTGGTGAGCTCGTGCTGGAGTCGACGTCGGAGCCCGTGGCGCTCACCGCGGTTGACATGCGGGGAGGTGGGGCATCGGTCGCGGGCGTCTACGCCGTCGAGTCCGGCAGCGGCGTCGCGGCGCTCGAGCTGCCCGTCGCGACGTCTCCCTCGTGGCCGCGGCTGGTGGTCTCCCGGGCCGATGGGTTCCTCACGCTGCTCGACGCGTCGTTCGAGCCCTCGAATCTCGTGCGGGAGGGGCGCGACGTCCTGCCCGGGATGCGCGTCGGCGGTTTCTATACAGGTCCTGGCGCCTACGTCAATTTTGGCCGCGCCCCGCTCGCCGCGAGGTTCTCTCCGGAGGACGCCACCGCCAGCGTCGTGGTCGTCGACAGCCGGGGCGATCTCCTCCGGATCGCGTCCGACGGCGCGAGCAATGTGGCGCCGGCCAAGCCCGCCTGGCGCGTGAAGGACGCGTTCGGCGCGTCCATCGTGCCCGCCGAGGGGAGCTCGCCCGCGACGCTCGCGTGCTTCAGGCGGCTGCACCCGCTCACCGATCCGGTGAAGTACGCCGTCGCGACGCTCGACGCGAACGGCAGGCAGGCGAGCGAGACGCCGCTCGAGAAGCCCCCCGTGTGGGACGTGCTGCAGGGGGATCTCGACGGAGACGGCGCGCGCGAGCTCGTGGCGGTCACGGTCGATCCGAGCCTGCACACCGACGTCATCGCGATCGAACGCAGCGGCGGAGAGCGGTGGAAACACCGTATCGACGCCTCCGCCGGCACCCAGGCTGTCGCGATCGCCGACTGGAACGGCGACGGCGCGGAGGACGTGGCGGTCGCGATCAACAAGGCCAAGGTGCTCTCGGGTCGGAACGGGAGCACCCTCGGCGAGAACCCGGAGACGCTGCTCTATTTCATGCCCATCCTCGCCAATGTGTCGGGAGATCATCGGCTCGAGATGACGCTGCAGGGGGGGTATGCCCCTGCGCGGGCGCTGCCGAACGACCTGAGCGCCGCGCTGTGGAAGGGCGCGGAGGACATCCGTCCCTACCCGCACGGCGCGATCGCGAGCTGCGACGGCAAGACCGTCCTCATTGAGGGGTCGTTCATGAACCCGGCGCGACTGACGTTCTCCGTGCTGGAGGCCGCCGGCGGGGGGCGATCGAGCTTCATCGTCCTTGCGGGCGACGGCGCGTTCGACGCGGAGGCCGCCGCAGCGCGGGTGGGCGCCCCGATGGGCCAGCTCGGAGACGTGGCGATCTCGCGGAACCTGACCGGGCGCGCGTCCGCCGGTCCGACCGCCCTCGTCGGCTCCACGAACGGCTTTCTCTATGCGGTCGACGCGTGCTCCGGGCGCCTCGTGTGGTCTTATGCTTTCGGCAGCCCCGTCGGCTCACCGAGCCTCGCAGACACCGACGGTGACGGCCACGACGACATCCTCGTGAGCGTGGCAGATGGCTACCTCTACGACATGCGCCACGAGATCCTGCCGGCGCCCGAGCTCGTCTGGGATGTCGATCCGAGCAGGGGCGATCAGGGCGAGGACATCGACGAGATCGAGACCAGAGACACGCTCCACATGAGATGGTCGAAGGTCGATGGCGCGGCGTCGTATCAGGTGACGGTCGTGGGTGGGCAAGGCGATTACGTGAGCTCGCCTGCGTGGCAGGACGTCGGCGACGTCGCCGAGGCCTCGATCGGCGGGCTGCCGCTCCTCGACGGGGCGAAGTACTACGTCGGCGTGCGCGCGGTCTCTGCCGCCGGGCTCTCGCCGGACCGGGGGTCGGACGGCGTGATCGTGAGGGTGCCGCAGGGCCAGGGGGGAGGCGGCGGAGCCGGAGGCGCTGACGGCGGTGGCGGGGCAGGGGGCGCCGGCGGCGGTGGCGGGGCAGGGGGCGCCGGCGGCGATGGCGGGGCAGGGGGCGCCGGCGGCGCAGGTCCCGGCGGAGCCGGCACGGCTGGATGGGACGACACGCTGCTCTACGGCCGTGGCTGCGTCTGCACCGAGGTGCCAGGGCAGCGCCCGGCCTCGATGGCGGCCGGCCTCGGCGGTGCCGCCTTGGCGCTCGTTGCCCTCGTCCGGGCCCGCGGGGCGGCGAGCGCGCCGCCGAGCCGCCGGACGACGCGCCGCCGGACCAAGGCACCTCGCGGGCGCTGGCCGCACGACGCTCGGCCGGCGCGTTAGAAGCTCACGCCTCCACCGAGCGCCAGCGTGAGCGCGAAGGCTGCTGTCAGCAGGAGTATCGCGGCGAGCGTGTACCGTCGCACCGGCGCATCGATCACGAAGGCGAGGCGCGCCACGCCGACCAGCACCGAGGGGCCGAACACACCGAAATGGCGGACCAGGAGCGTCGGCGCCAGCAGGAGCCATCCGGCCACACATGCGCTGCTCAGCAAGCTGCCTGCCGCGAGCATGCGGCGCGAACCCGGGCCAGAGAAGTAGATGCACATGGCGTCCGTGATGAGCGGAGCCATCCCCGAGACCAGCATCGTCATCGTCATGGCGTCGCGCGCGGCGCCCGAGTACGGCAGCGCGGGGAGCCGGACCGTGAAGATCACGTAGATGGTCGCGCCGACGATCGAGAGCAGGGCGGCCGGCGGCAGCCAGGCGCGCAGGGCGCGTGCCTGCCAGGCCGCCTCGTCTCCCGACCTGCTCGCGCCTGCGATGGCGCGCGCGGCGAACGCCTGCGAAGCCTGGGAGAGCACCACGGCGAACGACCAGTAGAGCACCTGCTGCCCGACGCGATGGTCGCCGATGAGCTTCAGGTTGGCGCTGAGCGAGATCGGGTAAACGAGGACCGTCGAGAAGTTCGCAATGGAGTACGGAAATGCGCGCCGGACGACGAGCACCGCGTAACGTGCGGCGCGCCGGAGCCGGGTCGGGCGCAGGAGGAGCAGCGCTGGCGAGGCGCCGGCGATCCCGATCGCGACGGCGACGGCATCGGGGCGCCCCGCCAGCGCGGCCAGCATGGAAGCGCCGGGGGAGAAGACGAGGAGCACCGCGAGCGCGTGCAAATACCGCCCCCGGAGCTGCCAGATCGGCCAGATGCTCGGCGAGGCGGCGGCGAGCAGCGAGCACGCGCTGAAGACCGCGGTGACCACCCCCGCCGTCCCGCCCAGCCCCGAGGTCAGCTCGTGGGTGAGCGTGCAGCTGAAGGCGAACGCGGCGATGAGGGCGATGGCGCCGCCCACGAGCGCGCGGCCGCCCCTGGTCGCGAAGGCGCGCGCCCGGCGCGCCAGGATCGGCGCGAGGCCAGCGGAGACCAGCGCGACGACGACCATCCCTCGCGACGTGTAGTTGGCGAGCGCGGCGAGCGCCGCGGGCGTGGCTGACAGCGCGAGCACCCACTGGGCGGCGAGCGAGGCGGCGCGGGGCAGGATGACGGCGAAAGCGAC comes from the Sorangium aterium genome and includes:
- a CDS encoding GumC family protein — its product is MADESRAPSTIAPRDDTSGERTFDLVVTWRTVSKHWAIALTTLLLVALSVTFYTLGQKKIYQSAATVQFDPNPPRPLGRGVDTVVDMGAGSYWNNREYYETQYKVIRSIRVALAVVAQLNLQNDAYFLKDLPKDATSPEPMSVTPEEAAELLRERLAVEPVKDSRLAVIRYNDADRERAQRILSTLMDIYIEQNLDDAVASTNSAVDWLRAQLDKLKNDLETSETSLHEYKLSKNILDVDFEDKTNLLREEMKQINDALTSVRTKREEFAARSYELSKLDPNNPLDLPASELIQSPVLQMLRARQEECVRERDALIGSGKGENHPDVRAATERVAANRSALIAEIKNVQGAVNRDLAIVKRQEGGLVGLIEDAKKQAFELNSLKIEYDRLRRTKENTEKLYQLVLERTKESDLQRMLRVNNIHVLDRPNFPLTALRPRVGVNIGIGILAGLLLGIGAALARAMLDRTLRTPDEVERELGLPFLGLLPEFDKRDQKEAQRRRARHRGKAAPQLGRRELVVHDQPTSGIAEAARAIRTNLLFMSPDRPYKTLLIASAGPSEGKTTVCCCIAVAMAQAGQKVVLIDCDLRKPRIHQIFGKSPELGVTSALLDDSVVDDESALKTEVENLYVIPAGPIPPNPAELLHSDRFQALLQKLQSRFDRVIIDSPPIVAVTDGAVLSTLVDGTVLVVRASATRHDFARHGIRALLDVGGKTVGVVLNAVDLKRQEYGIYHYYGDRKDGYYHAPSEPPPPAPTDGPPPPSPPPLPN
- a CDS encoding FG-GAP-like repeat-containing protein → MERSSFMARGAVASAVCSALLLEGASAFADWPSARHDAQRTGATSSTSNIVKPAPYWRAYLGGVLSTGRVLAGDVNQDGDIDLLFVSGGRVVLSDPLGFVRWSTPSLGLQTLHSFDDLDGDGRIEIVALSGAGAAVIDGSSGAILWREDASELGTLGAARLADFNGDGHLDLFLDECGCCAVRTDSPGVIYSFAGGFGAVERLPPPPRRTRCNATIDTVGDWNGDGADDLLVSSYDQLFLVSGTGEVFAKSASIGAHLGGAVCEAVTLGDPASPGQLALCFQNRVRSNQGAREVTLLAYRPDESPSLAVVWRKTLSPKDVGDARAPTRLAWDLDGDGALEVVASGKVGETWTTFVLDAATGAELAAIPDAIAQGAVPGDAGSEQWLVTSLEERVSAFRFSRAAGGSLERLWSLDGERVRTRLDWARSRRTNLGFSLVTPDLTGDGLGELVLESTSEPVALTAVDMRGGGASVAGVYAVESGSGVAALELPVATSPSWPRLVVSRADGFLTLLDASFEPSNLVREGRDVLPGMRVGGFYTGPGAYVNFGRAPLAARFSPEDATASVVVVDSRGDLLRIASDGASNVAPAKPAWRVKDAFGASIVPAEGSSPATLACFRRLHPLTDPVKYAVATLDANGRQASETPLEKPPVWDVLQGDLDGDGARELVAVTVDPSLHTDVIAIERSGGERWKHRIDASAGTQAVAIADWNGDGAEDVAVAINKAKVLSGRNGSTLGENPETLLYFMPILANVSGDHRLEMTLQGGYAPARALPNDLSAALWKGAEDIRPYPHGAIASCDGKTVLIEGSFMNPARLTFSVLEAAGGGRSSFIVLAGDGAFDAEAAAARVGAPMGQLGDVAISRNLTGRASAGPTALVGSTNGFLYAVDACSGRLVWSYAFGSPVGSPSLADTDGDGHDDILVSVADGYLYDMRHEILPAPELVWDVDPSRGDQGEDIDEIETRDTLHMRWSKVDGAASYQVTVVGGQGDYVSSPAWQDVGDVAEASIGGLPLLDGAKYYVGVRAVSAAGLSPDRGSDGVIVRVPQGQGGGGGAGGADGGGGAGGAGGGGGAGGAGGDGGAGGAGGAGPGGAGTAGWDDTLLYGRGCVCTEVPGQRPASMAAGLGGAALALVALVRARGAASAPPSRRTTRRRTKAPRGRWPHDARPAR